In Plasmodium gaboni strain SY75 chromosome 11, whole genome shotgun sequence, the following proteins share a genomic window:
- a CDS encoding hypothetical protein (conserved Plasmodium protein, unknown function), producing the protein MVNNSTQNNEKFSLFSKSVILENGKNLVNVKNEKLEEYNFINSMTNPQMTFNSNKTKGFLILQLFLYGYLNRISSFRSNKDKDLMYPYLKILLDKVEIYRSRILDNSMNIWNETIDIEIHYIKSIIEIQLYDMDETEGVVEDEYIGSAFIDIMNLKFNTKYDMILKYLDNKTAIIKDPYFHKQNKKVTSENKKKKSINIMNNTGNINNNNNSNSNNNSNSNNNSNNNNNINNINNINNINNINNINNSNNSNNSNNVDNINENKSSINKYINDYNVRIFIKLLSKNDYSIFFLHLYKVTSLNYKYICRKNEILDNELNVNLLYENIKTIKLNFDMIWLPFFSIISNFSSWKKPLYSLFFVTYFFLSFFFSKYFISFLLLFLSLILFIIVSIIRECDRIQRHSNLAQSLNKNIKLQRNKSLNYFYKTHSLNNNNINDDMNRIYNNNESFTYWRKVRRSIYQNIQYKDYLNNKKKKTTSQKDYEEINDNYCSYNDDDDDDDDHYNDQSDESDQSDEIKDNNEKKYEENEETKSKKQKKKDVTNNKNDNDIILDNNNNNMISQSDNYDDLDNTSESDTFTDSSLNNASTNEYDNYSSNSVSNSEDNILNESNKSEKKQIKDDNKNEKYDKNEKNEKNISLKNIKPTQKMNKYDTIYDNNNNKYNSSTSSNIYNNYYIDDNVKDNNLEDSNNDDSSALNYTDDENVDPENNLSVIRTFIRNIIDDNIINNIKYIHYFIYSFTKWSQLFFFILRKFGYFLVILTLLTCGLSIYFYPIIVRTLRTIIFLCGFVILTYNFKPMNIFYRFISCLHEYYYLERKRRRTNIYNYD; encoded by the coding sequence atggtaAACAACAGTAcacaaaataatgaaaaattttCGCTCTTTTCAAAAAGTGTTATTTTAGAAAATGGGAAGAATTTAgtaaatgtaaaaaatgaaaaattagaagaatataattttataaatagTATGACAAATCCGCAAATGACATttaattcaaataaaacaaaaggttttttaatattacagttatttttatatggCTATTTAAATAGAATTAGTTCTTTTAGATCaaataaagataaagaTCTTATGTATccatatttaaaaatattactaGATAAAGtagaaatatatagaaGTCGAATATTAGATAATTCTATGAATATATGGAATGAAACTATAGATATTGAAATACATTATATTAAGAGTATCATAGAAATACAATTATATGATATGGACGAAACTGAAGGTGTTGTTGAAGATGAATACATTGGTAGTGCTTTTATTGATATCatgaatttaaaatttaatacaaaatatgatatgattttaaaatatttagaTAATAAAACGGCAATTATAAAGGACCCTTATTTTcataaacaaaataaaaaggtCACCTcagaaaataaaaagaagaaaagtataaatataatgaataatacaggaaatattaataataataataatagtaatagtaataataatagtaatagtaataataatagtaataataataataatattaataatatcaataatatcaataatatcaataatatcaataatatcaataataGCAATAATAGCAATAATAGCAACAATGTTGACAATATAAATGAGAACAAATCtagtataaataaatatatcaatgattataatgttcgaatatttattaaacTACTTAGTAAAAATGACTACagtatttttttcttacatttatataaggTTACTTCTTtgaattataaatatatatgcagaaaaaatgaaatattagataatgaattaaatgtgaatttattatatgaaaatattaaaacaattaaattaaattttgATATGATATGGTTACCTTTCTTTTCTATAATATCTAATTTTTCTTCATGGAAAAAACCATTATATTCCTTATTCTTTGtaacatattttttcttatctttctttttttcaaaatatttcatCTCTTTTCTCTTACTTTTTTTAAGTCTAATTCTATTTATTATAGTTTCTATTATAAGAGAATGTGACCGCATACAAAGACACTCCAACTTGGCTCAGTCGctaaataaaaatatcaagttacaaagaaataaaagcctcaattatttttataaaacaCACAGTttaaacaataataatattaacgATGATATGAATAGAATCTATAATAACAATGAGTCTTTTACATACTGGAGGAAGGTCAGGCGAAGCATATACcaaaatatacaatataaagattatttaaataataagaaaaaaaagacaaCATCTCAAAAGGAttatgaagaaataaatgataaCTATTGTAGttataatgatgatgatgacGATGACGATGATCATTATAATGATCAGAGTGATGAGAGCGATCAAAGTgatgaaataaaagataataatgaaaaaaaatatgaagaaaatgaagaaacaaaatcaaaaaaacaaaaaaaaaaagacgttacaaataataaaaatgataatgatattatattagataataataataataatatgattaGTCAGAGTgataattatgatgatCTTGATAATACTAGCGAAAGTGACACATTTACAGATTCGTCATTAAATAATGCAAGTACTAAtgaatatgataattatagCTCTAATTCAGTTAGTAATTCAGAggataatatattaaatgaaagtaataaaagtgagaaaaaacaaatcaaggatgataataagaatgaaaaatatgataaaaatgaaaaaaatgaaaaaaatatttctttaaagaatataaagCCCACtcaaaaaatgaataaatatgatactatatatgacaataataataataaatataatagtagtactagtagtaatatttataacaaTTACTATATTGATGATAATGttaaagataataatttagaagattctaataatgatgatagTAGTGCTCTTAATTATACtgatgatgaaaatgtGGATCcagaaaataatttatctGTTATTAGAACatttataagaaatataattgatgataatattataaataatataaaatatattcattattttatatattcttttacAAAATGGTCACaattattcttttttattctaAGGAAATTTGGATACTTTCTAGTTATATTAACCCTACTTACATGTGGTCttagtatatatttttatcctATCATTGTCAGAACATTAAGAACTATAATTTTCTTATGTGGATTTGTAATATTgacatataattttaaacCTATGAATATTTTCTATAGGTTTATATCATGTTTAcatgaatattattatttagaaagaaaaagaagacgtaccaatatttataattatgactag